From Thermoleophilum album:
TGAAGCGCACCAAGCCGCGGGCGCGGGTCGCCGTTCTCTACCAGAACGACGAGTTCGGTAAGAACCTGCTCGGCGGTTTCGAGCGGGCGATCCGCGGCTCCGGCATCCGCATCGTGGCGCGTGAAAGCTACGAGGTCACCGACCCGTCGATCGCCACGCAGATGCGGCGGTTGGCGACGTCGGGTGCCGACACCTTACTCGACATCACGACGCCACGCTTCTCGGCCCAGGCGATCGTCGGGGTGGCGCGGTCGGGTTGGCGGCCGCTCCACATTCTCAACAGCGTCGGTGCCTCGAAGCGGCTGGTCTTCCAGCCCGTCGGCTTGAAGCCGGCGACGGGCATCGTCTCGGCCGCCTATTTCAAGGATCCCGAGGATCCGCAGTGGGCGAACGACGCGGCGATGCGTGAGTACAAGGCAGCGATGAGGCGCTACGCCCCGCGCACCGACCCGAACGACACGTTCGCCACCTATGGCTGGGCGGTGGCGCAGACGCTCGTCGAGACACTGAAGAAGATGGAGGACCCGAACCGCGACTCGCTGATGGACGCGGCGCGGAGCCTCGATCTCGAGATCCCGATCCTGCTGCCGGGAGTTCGCGTCAAGACCAGCGAAAGCGACTACTACCCGATCGAGACCGTCCAGCTGATGCGTTTCGACGGCCAGCGCTGGCGGTTGCTCGATCTGCGCTACACGGCGCGGCGCTAGCTGCTCGATCCACGCCTGTGGGGGCGAGCGCTCGGGGCCGGCGCGGGACGCGTCGGCCCCGAGCCGCGCCCGCGGCTAGCGCGAGTGCCAGCGGGCCATGGCCCGTTCGAAGCGCTCATCGCTAAGCGCGGGATGGGGCAGCGGCCGATCCTCGCCTTCGGTCGCGCGGGGGCGTAGGCCGCGTAAGAGCAGCGGCACGTAGCGCCGCCACAGCTCAGGATCTTCGTCGCCGGCGAAGTCGGCGACCGCGCCGAGCATCAGGTGCAGCATCACGAGATCGCTCGGCTCGACATCGCCGCGCAGCACGCCGGCACGCTGCGCGCGCGTGACGATCGCGCGCACGAGCGGCGCGAGCCGCTCGCGCGCCGCTGCGATCCGTTCGCCACCGCGGCTCGTGCAGAGCAGAACCTCTTTCAGCGCGCGGTCGCGCGCCTGCATCTCGAACCCTTCGACCACGAACGTGACGATGCCGTGCCACGGGTCGTCCTCGGCCAGTGCCTTCTCGGCCAGCGCGACCATCTCGGCGATCCGCTTGTCGAGGATCGCGTCGATCAGCTGTTCCTTGCCGCCGAAGTGGCGGTAGACCGTTCCCACCCCGACCTTCGCGCGGCGCGCGATCTCTTCCACCGGCACGTCGAGGCCGTGGTCGGCGAAAGCCTCGGCGGCGGCCTCGATCAGCGCCTCGCGGTTGCGGGCGGCGTCGGCACGGAGCGTGAGCTTGGTCACGCTACGAAGGTTACAAACCGGAATTAGCGATTCCAATCGGAACTAGTGCTTCCGGTTTTGCTAACCTCCGCCCCGTCCCTGCAGCTCCTTCTCCCTCACCCCCAGCAGTTGGTCACTGGCGCAGTGCAAAAGGAGGTCAAGTTGAGCGAGCTTTCCGTGAACGGGCGCGGCGAGGCGCCCGTAGCGGGCGCCAGCAGCGCGCAAGCGAGCGGCCAGCACGCAGACGGCTGGCACGACACGCCCGACCACGTCGACCGCCGCTTGCTGGCGCTTGCCTCGGTGGTCGTGGTGGGCGCGTTCATGTCGATCCTCGACACGACGATCGTCAACGTTGCGATCCGCACACTCGCCGAGGAGTTCTCGTCGCCGCTGACGACGATCCAGTGGGTCGCCACCGCCTACACGCTCGCGCTCGCGACGGTGATCCCGATCAGCGGATGGGCGTCCGAGCGCTTCGGCACCAAGCGCCTCTACATCGGTTCGATCGTCCTCTTCGCCCTCGGCTCGGCACTGTGCGGACTTGCCTGGTCGGACACGTCGCTGATCGTCTTCCGCGTGCTGCAGGGGCTCGGGGGCGGACTGATCATGCCGGTGGGTATGACGATCCTCACGCGCGCTGCCGGTCCGCACCGGCTCGGGCGCGTTATGAGCATCGTCGGCGTGCCGATGCTGATCGCCCCGATCGTCGGGCCGATCCTCGGTGGCTGGCTCGTCGACCACGCCTCCTGGCACTGGATCTTCCTCATCAACGTGCCCGTGGGCATCGTCGGTGTGGCGATGGCGCTGGCGATCCTGCCCGCCGATCGGCCGCAACCGCTGCACCGCCTCGACGTGCCTGGCCTCGTCGTGCTCTCGCCGGGGCTCGCACTCGTCATCTACGGTCTCGCCGAGTCTGGCAGCCAGGGCGGCTTCGGCCACGCCAAGGTGCTCGTGCCGCTCGCGATCGGGCTCGT
This genomic window contains:
- a CDS encoding TetR/AcrR family transcriptional regulator; this encodes MTKLTLRADAARNREALIEAAAEAFADHGLDVPVEEIARRAKVGVGTVYRHFGGKEQLIDAILDKRIAEMVALAEKALAEDDPWHGIVTFVVEGFEMQARDRALKEVLLCTSRGGERIAAARERLAPLVRAIVTRAQRAGVLRGDVEPSDLVMLHLMLGAVADFAGDEDPELWRRYVPLLLRGLRPRATEGEDRPLPHPALSDERFERAMARWHSR
- a CDS encoding DHA2 family efflux MFS transporter permease subunit, with protein sequence MSELSVNGRGEAPVAGASSAQASGQHADGWHDTPDHVDRRLLALASVVVVGAFMSILDTTIVNVAIRTLAEEFSSPLTTIQWVATAYTLALATVIPISGWASERFGTKRLYIGSIVLFALGSALCGLAWSDTSLIVFRVLQGLGGGLIMPVGMTILTRAAGPHRLGRVMSIVGVPMLIAPIVGPILGGWLVDHASWHWIFLINVPVGIVGVAMALAILPADRPQPLHRLDVPGLVVLSPGLALVIYGLAESGSQGGFGHAKVLVPLAIGLVLLAYFVRHGLRASEPLVDLRLYKNRTFSAATATLFAFVVAVFGGFFLVPLYLQAVRGEDAFHTGLLLIPQGVGAMLTMPLAGQLADRIATRKLVFAGTPLVFAAFAIFTQLEADTPYALVCGALFVMGLGMGLSMMPLFTGAMQTLQKRSVARASTQLNITQQVAASFGTALLSVALANAMRDRLGPAAAGGRLGGEGGAQIPPEMRERVAGLLADAFGSAFSWSLALVVVAFLVAWLLPRRRQVPAAAAVGDETEPEPVMVFGA
- a CDS encoding ABC transporter substrate-binding protein; this translates as MKRPRHFLYALVVALVVALTAAACGREEETSPGISDNEIKIGGSYPFSGPASAYRTIADGVRAYFAKVNAEGGVDGRRIRFITYDDAYEPQRALQNARRLIERDRVFALFNTLGTANNVAIWDYTNREKVPQLFVATGASIFGADPDKHPYTMGWQPDYVTESQAYAEYLKRTKPRARVAVLYQNDEFGKNLLGGFERAIRGSGIRIVARESYEVTDPSIATQMRRLATSGADTLLDITTPRFSAQAIVGVARSGWRPLHILNSVGASKRLVFQPVGLKPATGIVSAAYFKDPEDPQWANDAAMREYKAAMRRYAPRTDPNDTFATYGWAVAQTLVETLKKMEDPNRDSLMDAARSLDLEIPILLPGVRVKTSESDYYPIETVQLMRFDGQRWRLLDLRYTARR